A genomic segment from Nonomuraea helvata encodes:
- a CDS encoding GNAT family N-acetyltransferase has product MPIEVVDNSTESRFEVLVDGKVAGFADYRLLPTKIVFTHTEVLPAYEGQGLASKLVGYALQTSADTGLRVVPLCPYVAKYIERHPEFQELVDASFGGR; this is encoded by the coding sequence ATGCCGATCGAGGTGGTCGACAACTCGACGGAGAGCCGGTTCGAGGTCCTCGTGGACGGCAAGGTCGCCGGCTTCGCCGACTACAGGCTGCTGCCCACGAAGATCGTTTTCACGCACACCGAGGTGCTGCCCGCGTACGAGGGGCAGGGGCTGGCGAGCAAGCTGGTCGGATACGCGCTCCAGACGAGCGCCGACACCGGCCTGCGCGTCGTGCCCCTGTGCCCGTACGTCGCGAAGTACATCGAGCGCCACCCCGAGTTCCAGGAGCTGGTCGACGCCTCATTCGGCGGCAGGTGA